The following are encoded together in the Naumannella cuiyingiana genome:
- a CDS encoding DinB family protein — protein sequence MVIAPDTKDWTWVINDPCPECGFDPASVTRDNLVARMTAALEPWSAILQREDVGVRPDPDTWSEGEYGAHIADVCEVMAGRIALILAEDDPEFANWDQDRAAAEGDYPSRDPQRTADQIAGVSGEQWNAPAAAPTARGPRRTRSASTRCTILSTSCGTCAPTDSRRSDRRSTWS from the coding sequence ATGGTGATCGCACCGGACACCAAGGACTGGACCTGGGTCATCAACGACCCCTGCCCGGAGTGCGGGTTCGACCCCGCGTCGGTTACCCGGGACAACCTCGTCGCTCGCATGACCGCCGCGCTGGAGCCCTGGTCGGCCATCCTGCAGCGCGAGGACGTCGGCGTACGCCCCGACCCCGACACCTGGTCTGAGGGGGAGTACGGCGCCCACATCGCCGACGTGTGCGAGGTGATGGCAGGGCGGATCGCGCTGATCCTCGCCGAAGACGACCCCGAGTTCGCCAACTGGGACCAAGACCGAGCCGCCGCCGAAGGCGACTATCCGTCGCGCGACCCGCAACGCACCGCTGACCAGATCGCCGGCGTGAGCGGTGAGCAGTGGAACGCGCCGGCCGCCGCTCCAACGGCTCGCGGTCCACGGCGTACACGCTCGGCGTCTACGCGATGCACGATCTTGAGCACCTCTTGTGGGACGTGCGCACCGACCGATAGCCGCCGCAGCGACCGGAGGTCTACATGGAGCTGA
- a CDS encoding UTP--glucose-1-phosphate uridylyltransferase — protein sequence MSETTTEPEGLARARAKMTDAGVYPAAIEAFASYYRQLEQGATGQVAESDIEPLTDPPRLTDVELGPEQAADALARVAVIKLNGGLGTSMGMTGPKSLLPVRGEQTFLDLIIEQVRHARASHGVPLPLILMDSFRTREPTLARVAAHDDVIVADLPVDFLQSQEPKLRADDLAPVDWPDDRELEWTPPGHGDLYPSLRDSGVLQTLLDAGYAYACVSNVDNLGATPSPELAAWFADSGAPFALEVCRRTRADRKGGHLAIRRADGRLILRESAQVRDDDADAFSDTDRHGYFNTNNLWLDLRALADVLAERDGVLGLPMIVNRKTVDPADPESPKVIQIETAMGAAIEAFEGAQVIEVPRSRFQPVKTTNDLLVVRSDAYSLADDGHLEAVADPAPVVDLDPRHYKLVGDFDARFPDGPPSLRDAASLTVRGDWTFGADVRVVGDAELADPGTPSRVEPGTELS from the coding sequence ATGTCCGAGACCACGACCGAACCCGAGGGCCTCGCCCGGGCCCGGGCCAAGATGACCGACGCGGGCGTCTATCCCGCGGCGATCGAGGCGTTCGCCAGCTACTACCGCCAGCTCGAACAGGGCGCCACCGGGCAGGTCGCCGAGTCCGACATCGAGCCGCTGACCGATCCGCCGCGGCTGACCGACGTCGAGCTCGGCCCCGAGCAGGCCGCCGACGCTCTCGCTCGCGTCGCGGTGATCAAACTCAACGGCGGCCTCGGCACCTCGATGGGGATGACCGGTCCGAAATCGCTGCTGCCCGTCCGCGGTGAGCAGACCTTCCTCGATCTGATCATCGAACAGGTACGCCACGCCCGCGCCAGCCACGGCGTACCGCTGCCGTTGATCCTGATGGACAGCTTCCGCACCCGGGAGCCCACGCTGGCCCGCGTCGCCGCCCACGACGACGTGATCGTCGCCGACCTGCCGGTCGACTTCCTGCAGAGCCAGGAGCCGAAGCTGCGCGCCGATGATCTTGCTCCGGTCGATTGGCCCGATGATCGCGAGTTGGAGTGGACCCCGCCCGGCCACGGCGACCTCTACCCGTCGCTGCGCGACTCCGGGGTCCTGCAGACCCTGCTGGACGCGGGGTACGCCTATGCCTGCGTCTCCAATGTGGACAATCTCGGCGCCACCCCGTCGCCCGAACTGGCCGCCTGGTTCGCCGACAGCGGCGCGCCTTTCGCGCTGGAGGTCTGCCGGCGTACCCGCGCCGACCGCAAGGGCGGCCACCTCGCCATCCGGCGCGCCGACGGGCGCCTGATCCTGCGCGAGAGCGCCCAGGTCCGCGACGACGACGCCGACGCCTTCTCCGACACCGACCGGCACGGTTACTTCAACACCAACAATCTGTGGCTCGACCTGCGCGCGCTCGCCGACGTGCTCGCCGAACGCGACGGCGTGCTCGGGCTGCCCATGATCGTGAACCGCAAGACCGTCGACCCCGCAGACCCCGAGAGCCCGAAGGTGATCCAGATCGAGACCGCGATGGGCGCGGCGATCGAGGCCTTCGAGGGTGCGCAGGTGATCGAGGTGCCGCGCTCGCGCTTCCAGCCCGTGAAGACCACCAACGATCTGCTCGTGGTGCGCTCCGACGCCTACTCCCTCGCCGACGACGGCCACCTGGAGGCGGTCGCCGATCCGGCGCCCGTGGTGGACCTCGACCCGCGCCACTACAAGTTGGTCGGCGATTTCGACGCACGCTTCCCCGACGGGCCGCCGTCCCTGCGCGATGCCGCCTCGCTCACCGTGCGTGGCGACTGGACCTTCGGCGCCGATGTGCGGGTGGTCGGCGATGCCGAGCTGGCCGATCCGGGTACGCCGTCGCGCGTCGAGCCCGGTACGGAGCTGTCCTGA
- a CDS encoding FmdB family zinc ribbon protein: MPTYQYRCNQCGHDLEAVQKFTDPALTECPECGGPLRKVYNAVGVVFKGSGFYKTDSRSKSSNSSGGSSSGSSGGSGSSGSSGSSGGSDKSATSGSGEKKAGSATSTGS; the protein is encoded by the coding sequence ATGCCCACCTATCAGTACCGCTGCAATCAGTGCGGCCACGATCTCGAGGCCGTGCAGAAGTTCACCGACCCGGCGCTCACCGAGTGTCCCGAGTGCGGCGGCCCGCTGCGCAAGGTGTACAACGCGGTCGGCGTGGTGTTCAAGGGCTCGGGGTTCTACAAGACCGACAGCCGGTCGAAGTCCTCGAACTCCTCGGGCGGCTCGTCCTCCGGGTCCTCGGGCGGGTCCGGTTCGTCGGGCAGCTCGGGTTCGTCGGGCGGCTCGGACAAGTCGGCGACGTCCGGCTCGGGCGAGAAGAAGGCCGGGTCGGCGACGTCGACCGGAAGTTGA
- a CDS encoding MscL family protein: protein MKGFKDFLMQGNLIELAVAFIMASAFGAVVTAFTTVVMDLIGLIIGTPEFSSVIIGGVNVGPLLTAAVNFLLIAGVVYFGIVKPYEAYKARTAKPEPEEIAEDELKLLGEIRDLLAGR, encoded by the coding sequence ATGAAGGGTTTCAAGGACTTCTTGATGCAGGGCAATCTCATCGAGCTTGCCGTCGCATTCATCATGGCCTCCGCATTTGGCGCGGTCGTCACCGCATTCACCACGGTCGTCATGGACCTGATCGGGCTCATCATCGGGACGCCCGAGTTCTCGTCCGTCATCATCGGCGGGGTCAATGTCGGCCCGCTGCTGACCGCCGCCGTCAACTTCCTGCTGATCGCCGGCGTGGTGTACTTCGGCATCGTCAAGCCCTACGAGGCCTACAAGGCCCGCACCGCCAAGCCCGAGCCGGAGGAGATCGCGGAGGACGAGCTCAAGCTCCTCGGCGAGATCCGCGACCTGCTGGCCGGTCGCTGA
- a CDS encoding penicillin acylase family protein codes for MLPRWLVVALGIIALFAIALTSLATVTVREAFPRTEGEVSSSAISGRVDIVRDELGIPQIYADTPEDLFAAQGYVAAQERFFEMDFRRHVTAGRLAELFGPEQVETDAFIRTMGWRRVAQAELGMLSPTSQRYLEAYTAGVNDWMAGRATEQMSVEYAILGLTGLRYRPEPWTSVDSLAWLKAMAWSLDGNNELEVERATLLKTLPADQVDRLFPPQDPDIAPIVTDGAVSGGAFRPGDRAANRRELDGLPAPAQDAIGRAGRLGQAVPGLLGETGDGGAGSNSWVVSGEHTASGRPILSNDPHLGTSIPSPFMQVGLHCRAVGPACPYDVSGFAFAGVPGVIIGHNARIAWGLTTPNLDTQDLVVERIRNGRVVSAAGAEDLQVRTEEIRVRGEERPRPLQVRVGPRGPLISDVDAQLAALPEPESAGGDESGDEYAVALNWTALRPTPSIDAVFALNRAGNFDEFRDAAAMLRSPAQNLIYADVDGNIGYQLPGDVPIRDGYDGSQPTLGWTRRTGWTGMVPFAELPYAYNPPSGRIVAANQSVVEPYPRPLQAGQSYGWRSQAISDRLAGQPRIDLDFAQSLFTDESFRLTEPLLPLLRDSYLADPWVREARDLLRTWDGQMAADSAGAAYFALTVRAMITLTFDDELPPELRASGGDRRYAALAELLKHPDDPWWDDVNTPQRERRDDIIARALLRARKEGVVLMSNDIDTWRWGRLHTIGLRHQTLGSSGVAPVERLFNPDPAPVGGGSAIVEAWGWDATSDNFRVTAGPAMRMLVDLSDLDNSRWVNQSGTSGHAGHENYDDQFELMITNRLQPFPFSVGAVDAAATRRMWLIPR; via the coding sequence ATGCTTCCACGATGGCTCGTCGTCGCCCTCGGCATCATTGCCCTGTTCGCGATCGCGCTGACCAGCCTGGCCACGGTGACCGTCCGCGAGGCGTTCCCGCGGACCGAGGGCGAGGTGTCCAGCAGCGCCATCAGCGGCCGCGTCGACATCGTCCGCGACGAGCTCGGCATCCCGCAGATCTACGCCGACACGCCGGAGGATCTGTTCGCCGCGCAGGGCTATGTGGCCGCCCAGGAGCGGTTCTTCGAGATGGACTTCCGGCGCCACGTCACCGCCGGCCGCCTCGCCGAGCTGTTCGGACCCGAGCAGGTCGAGACCGATGCGTTCATCCGGACCATGGGCTGGCGCCGCGTGGCCCAGGCCGAGCTGGGCATGTTGTCCCCGACGTCGCAGCGCTACCTGGAGGCCTACACCGCCGGCGTCAACGACTGGATGGCCGGCCGGGCCACCGAGCAGATGTCGGTGGAGTACGCCATCCTCGGGCTGACGGGCCTGCGCTACCGGCCCGAGCCGTGGACCTCGGTGGATTCGCTGGCCTGGCTGAAGGCGATGGCGTGGTCGCTGGACGGCAACAACGAGCTCGAGGTCGAGCGCGCAACCTTGCTCAAGACGCTGCCCGCCGATCAGGTTGACCGGCTGTTCCCGCCCCAGGATCCAGACATCGCCCCGATCGTCACCGACGGGGCGGTCAGCGGCGGGGCGTTCCGGCCGGGCGACCGGGCGGCCAACCGGCGCGAGCTGGACGGGTTGCCGGCGCCCGCCCAGGACGCCATCGGGCGGGCCGGCCGGCTCGGCCAGGCGGTGCCGGGACTGCTCGGCGAGACCGGCGACGGCGGCGCCGGCTCGAACTCGTGGGTCGTCTCCGGCGAGCACACCGCGAGCGGTCGGCCGATCCTGTCCAATGACCCCCACCTCGGGACGTCGATCCCGTCACCGTTCATGCAGGTCGGGCTGCACTGTCGCGCGGTGGGACCGGCCTGCCCCTACGACGTGTCGGGCTTCGCCTTCGCCGGCGTACCGGGCGTGATCATCGGGCACAACGCCCGGATCGCCTGGGGCCTGACCACCCCCAACCTGGACACCCAGGACCTGGTCGTCGAGCGGATCCGGAACGGGCGCGTGGTGAGCGCCGCCGGTGCCGAGGACCTGCAGGTCCGCACCGAGGAGATCCGGGTCCGCGGCGAGGAGCGGCCGCGGCCCCTGCAGGTGCGCGTCGGACCGCGCGGGCCGCTGATCTCCGATGTGGATGCCCAACTCGCCGCGCTGCCCGAGCCGGAGAGTGCCGGCGGCGACGAGTCCGGGGACGAGTACGCCGTCGCGCTGAACTGGACCGCGCTGCGGCCGACGCCCTCGATCGATGCGGTCTTCGCCCTCAACCGGGCCGGCAATTTCGACGAGTTCCGCGATGCCGCCGCCATGCTGCGCAGCCCGGCGCAGAACCTGATCTATGCCGATGTCGACGGCAACATCGGCTACCAGCTTCCGGGCGATGTGCCGATCCGCGACGGCTATGACGGCAGTCAGCCGACGCTCGGCTGGACCCGGCGCACCGGCTGGACGGGGATGGTGCCGTTTGCCGAACTGCCCTATGCCTACAACCCGCCCAGCGGCCGGATCGTCGCCGCCAACCAGAGCGTCGTCGAGCCGTACCCGCGTCCGCTCCAGGCCGGGCAGTCCTACGGCTGGCGCAGCCAGGCGATCTCGGACCGGCTGGCGGGCCAGCCGCGGATCGATCTCGACTTCGCCCAGTCGCTGTTCACCGACGAGAGCTTCCGGCTGACCGAGCCGCTGCTGCCGCTGCTGCGCGACAGCTATCTCGCCGATCCGTGGGTACGCGAGGCCCGCGACCTGCTGCGGACCTGGGACGGGCAGATGGCGGCCGACTCCGCCGGTGCGGCGTACTTCGCCCTGACCGTGCGCGCCATGATCACGCTGACCTTCGACGACGAGTTGCCGCCGGAGCTGCGGGCCTCCGGCGGCGACCGCCGCTATGCCGCGCTGGCCGAGTTGCTGAAGCACCCCGACGACCCCTGGTGGGACGACGTGAACACCCCCCAGCGCGAACGCCGCGACGACATCATCGCCCGCGCGCTCCTCCGGGCCCGCAAGGAGGGGGTGGTACTGATGTCCAACGACATCGACACCTGGCGTTGGGGCCGACTGCACACGATCGGGCTGCGGCACCAGACGCTCGGTTCGAGCGGGGTCGCGCCGGTGGAGCGGCTGTTCAACCCCGACCCGGCGCCGGTCGGTGGCGGGTCGGCGATCGTGGAGGCCTGGGGCTGGGACGCCACCAGCGACAACTTCCGGGTCACCGCGGGTCCGGCGATGCGGATGCTGGTCGACCTGTCGGACCTGGACAACTCGCGCTGGGTGAACCAGTCCGGGACGTCGGGACATGCCGGCCACGAGAACTACGACGATCAGTTCGAGCTGATGATCACCAATCGGTTGCAGCCGTTCCCGTTCAGCGTCGGCGCGGTCGATGCTGCCGCCACCCGCCGGATGTGGCTGATCCCGCGCTAG
- a CDS encoding SAF domain-containing protein: MPSWFRAVRKTLSWHRRAVAAVCAVVAVLALAAALRPPEAPRAPVVVAAATLRGGQPVAPGDVRVARWPAELVPAEAITDPSAVIGRTLAAPVTSGSPLTAVAVVADRSGALAPGMVIAPVRVADPDLIALLRPGDRIDLLGAGAEGRYAVLADGVRLVAVPTAEESGGGLAPSGSGASMVLVEVDADAALTLAEAAAAGPIAVVLR, from the coding sequence ATGCCCTCCTGGTTCCGCGCCGTCCGCAAGACCCTGTCCTGGCACCGCCGCGCCGTGGCCGCGGTCTGTGCGGTGGTCGCCGTGCTCGCCCTGGCCGCGGCCCTGAGACCGCCCGAGGCACCGCGCGCTCCGGTCGTGGTCGCGGCGGCGACCCTGCGGGGCGGGCAGCCGGTGGCGCCCGGGGATGTCCGGGTGGCCCGCTGGCCGGCCGAGCTGGTGCCGGCCGAGGCGATCACCGACCCGAGCGCGGTGATCGGGCGTACCCTCGCAGCACCGGTGACCAGCGGCAGCCCGCTCACCGCGGTGGCGGTGGTCGCCGACCGCTCCGGGGCGCTGGCGCCGGGGATGGTCATCGCGCCGGTCCGGGTGGCCGACCCGGACCTGATCGCGCTGCTCCGGCCGGGCGACCGGATCGACCTGCTGGGCGCGGGTGCCGAGGGGCGGTACGCCGTCCTCGCCGACGGGGTCAGGCTGGTGGCGGTGCCGACTGCCGAGGAGAGCGGCGGCGGCCTGGCCCCGTCGGGCTCGGGCGCCTCGATGGTCCTGGTGGAGGTGGACGCAGACGCCGCGCTGACCCTGGCGGAGGCGGCTGCGGCGGGGCCGATCGCGGTGGTGTTGCGCTGA